The Acidobacteriota bacterium genomic interval TTCTGCTCGATCTGCTCGAGGTATTCGCGCCCCGAGTGCGGCGGTGTGTCGCGCCCATCGGTGAAGGCATGCACCCACACCCGCTCCACCCCCTCCTGCTTCGCCATCCGCAGCAGCGCATATAAATGGTTGAGGTGCGCATGCACACCCCCATCGCTGCACAATCCCAGCAAATGCAGTTGCTGTCCCGCGCGCGCGTGCCGCATCGCCCCCAGCAGCGCGGCGTTTTTAAAAAAACTGCCGTCGGCAATCGCCTCATCGAGGCGCGTGATATCCATCTTCACCACGCGCCCGGCGCCGATGTTCAGATGCCCCACTTCGCTGTTGCCCATCTGTCCTTCCGGCAAACCCACGTAGGGGCCCGAGGTGTGAATCAGCGTGTTCGGATAGCGCCGCAGCATCCGGTCGTACACCGGCTTCCGCGCCAGCGCAATCGCGTTCGCCGGTCCCGGCGGCGCAAATCCCCAGCCATCCAGAATCGCCAGCACCACCGGCTGCGCGCTCAACCCTGGCCCCCGGCTCCTGGCCCCTGACTCCTCGCCAGCGCCGCGCGTCCAGGAAACCTTGCGGCCGCGCCCAGCTCTTCTTCAATCCGCAGAAGCTGGTTGTACTTGGCGACGCGATCGGTCCGGCTCGCCGATCCCGTCTTGATTTGCCCCGCGTTAGTCGCCACCGCCAGATCGGCAATAAACGTGTCTTCCGTTTCCCCCGACCGGTGTGAAATCACGCTGCTGTAGCCATTCTCCGCCGCCAGCCGCACCGTCTCCAGTGTTTCCGTCACCGTTCCGATCTGGTTGAGCTTGATCAAGATCGAGTTCGCCACGCCCGCCGTAATCCCCCGCCGCAATCGTTCCGGGTTGGTGACGAACAAATCGTCGCCCACCAGCTGAATCTGCGCGCCCAGCTTCTCCGTCAGTGCCTTCCAGCCCTCCCAGTCATCCTCCGCCATGCCGTCTTCCAGCGACACAATCGGATACTGCCGCACCCACCCCGCCCAGAACTCCGCCATCTGCTGCGCCGTCAGCGACCGCTGGTCCGATTTCTTGAAGACATATCGCTTCGCCGCCGCGTCATAAAACTCGCTCGCCGCCGGATCCAGCGCAATCGCGATCTGCTCTCCGGGCTTATAACCGGCCTTGGCGATCGCCTCCAGCACCACCTCAATGCCTTCCTCATTGCTCTTCACGCTCGGCGCAAACCCGCCCTCATCGCCCACCGCCGTGACATAGCCGCGCTTCTTCAACACCGCCTTGAGCGCATGAA includes:
- a CDS encoding phosphopyruvate hydratase, with translation MDAIATLTAREILDSRGNPTVEADLTLESGARGRAAVPSGASTGEHEAVELRDGDPNRYGGKGVTRAVANINQTLGPALVGHDGEDQTALDHRLIELDGTPNKSRLGANALLAVSMAAARAAGNAHGWPLYRSLGGLNARTLPLPMMNILNGGAHADNNVDFQEFMVMPVGALRFSEALRWGVEVFHALKAVLKKRGYVTAVGDEGGFAPSVKSNEEGIEVVLEAIAKAGYKPGEQIAIALDPAASEFYDAAAKRYVFKKSDQRSLTAQQMAEFWAGWVRQYPIVSLEDGMAEDDWEGWKALTEKLGAQIQLVGDDLFVTNPERLRRGITAGVANSILIKLNQIGTVTETLETVRLAAENGYSSVISHRSGETEDTFIADLAVATNAGQIKTGSASRTDRVAKYNQLLRIEEELGAAARFPGRAALARSQGPGAGGQG